A region of Paracoccus albus DNA encodes the following proteins:
- the tnpB gene encoding IS66 family insertion sequence element accessory protein TnpB (TnpB, as the term is used for proteins encoded by IS66 family insertion elements, is considered an accessory protein, since TnpC, encoded by a neighboring gene, is a DDE family transposase.) translates to MIGPGTGVRVYLACGATDMRKGIAGLSALAQDVLRQKPTSGAVFAFRGRKGDRLKLLYWDGQGFCLYYKVLERGRFPWPNPEAGVARLTSAQLAML, encoded by the coding sequence ATGATCGGCCCGGGCACTGGCGTTCGCGTCTACTTGGCCTGCGGCGCAACTGACATGCGGAAGGGAATTGCCGGCCTTTCGGCCCTGGCTCAGGACGTGTTGCGCCAGAAGCCAACCAGCGGTGCGGTTTTTGCTTTCCGGGGGCGCAAGGGGGATCGTCTGAAGCTGCTCTACTGGGATGGCCAAGGCTTCTGCCTCTACTACAAGGTCCTCGAGCGCGGGCGCTTTCCCTGGCCGAACCCCGAAGCCGGGGTGGCGCGGCTGACCTCCGCCCAGTTGGCGATGCTGTGA
- a CDS encoding tannase/feruloyl esterase family alpha/beta hydrolase, with the protein MPIIRSTTALAAIASGFFLTGVDHADAAVAGDFPNQFLSCFDAANLTEIELPADVQGFRLIEIAEHAGDKGMPAHCEIVGAINDRISPVDGQHYSIKFRLRLPQDWNGRFYMEGGSGSNGVLKDAMGPTGLNQEDSALERGFAVVTTDSGHDNDTNSDSNASGRSAFGMDPQARLDFGYMSYDIVTRVGKAIVEKYYGAAPEKSYFIGCSEGGREALLMTQRYPDLYDGIAAGAPGIRFSYSAAYAPFLLRIFGNLAETRNQLGPDGIPLLNKLYSDNDIQLIADAVVGACDALDGLEDRMSNNIEACTTVTVLPRLRALTCSGAKEEGCLLEDQIDAFVAGMAGPVTSDGTRLYPGHPWDPGIGGRIGDSVNDGFRSWWFGSYDSDQNNARKVTLSTPQHAMLWQTPPVPLRPDEYVRFEMNFNIDETPALAYATTDLYPVSSAELGNADSPDLSDFASRGGKLVIYHGAADAAFSALDTIKYWNAVNETADGQAADFARLFIIPGMNHCQGGPATDDVDLLTPLMAWVEDDLPIERLEATVSNPDYFGGKNLSRPLCPYPLYAEYDGEGDPSSAESFTCVAN; encoded by the coding sequence ATGCCAATTATCAGATCAACTACGGCCCTTGCAGCAATCGCGAGCGGTTTCTTCTTGACGGGTGTGGATCATGCCGATGCCGCTGTCGCCGGAGATTTTCCCAATCAGTTTCTATCTTGCTTTGACGCGGCGAATCTCACGGAGATTGAGCTTCCAGCGGATGTCCAAGGTTTTCGCCTGATCGAAATTGCAGAGCATGCCGGAGATAAGGGTATGCCGGCGCATTGTGAAATTGTCGGTGCGATCAATGATCGGATCAGCCCTGTGGACGGGCAACATTATTCGATCAAGTTTCGACTCAGGTTGCCGCAGGACTGGAATGGCCGCTTCTACATGGAGGGGGGCAGCGGCTCGAACGGCGTATTGAAAGACGCCATGGGGCCGACGGGGCTCAACCAAGAGGATTCTGCTCTTGAGCGTGGCTTTGCGGTCGTGACAACAGATTCAGGCCATGACAATGACACCAACTCCGACAGCAATGCCTCGGGGCGCTCCGCATTCGGCATGGATCCGCAGGCGCGGCTTGATTTCGGCTACATGTCCTATGATATTGTGACACGTGTAGGGAAGGCAATTGTCGAGAAATATTATGGTGCTGCACCTGAAAAGTCCTATTTCATCGGTTGTTCGGAAGGCGGACGCGAAGCTTTGCTGATGACGCAGCGCTATCCCGATCTGTATGATGGTATTGCGGCCGGTGCACCGGGGATCCGCTTCTCATACTCGGCAGCCTATGCGCCGTTTCTGCTCAGAATCTTTGGGAACCTGGCGGAAACGCGGAACCAGTTGGGGCCTGACGGAATCCCGCTGCTGAACAAGCTTTATTCGGACAACGACATTCAACTGATCGCTGACGCGGTTGTTGGTGCCTGCGATGCGCTGGACGGGTTGGAGGACCGGATGTCCAATAATATTGAGGCCTGTACGACTGTTACAGTGCTTCCGCGACTGAGAGCACTTACTTGTTCTGGTGCAAAGGAAGAAGGTTGCCTGCTGGAGGATCAGATCGACGCCTTTGTCGCCGGGATGGCCGGACCCGTGACATCAGACGGGACAAGGCTGTATCCCGGCCATCCCTGGGATCCCGGTATCGGCGGGCGGATCGGCGACAGCGTGAATGACGGATTCCGGTCGTGGTGGTTCGGTTCCTATGACAGCGACCAAAACAATGCCCGCAAAGTGACCCTCAGCACTCCGCAACACGCAATGCTCTGGCAGACCCCACCGGTGCCTCTGCGCCCGGATGAATATGTGCGGTTCGAGATGAACTTCAACATAGACGAGACGCCGGCGCTCGCCTATGCGACTACCGATCTTTACCCCGTCTCGTCGGCCGAACTTGGTAACGCGGATTCGCCGGACCTTTCCGATTTCGCATCCCGCGGCGGAAAGCTCGTGATCTATCACGGAGCGGCAGACGCAGCATTTTCCGCACTTGATACGATCAAGTACTGGAATGCCGTCAACGAGACAGCCGATGGTCAGGCAGCGGACTTTGCGCGGCTATTTATTATCCCCGGGATGAACCATTGCCAGGGAGGTCCGGCAACAGACGATGTCGACCTGCTGACCCCGCTGATGGCTTGGGTCGAGGACGATCTTCCCATCGAACGGCTTGAAGCCACGGTGTCCAACCCGGACTATTTTGGCGGCAAGAATCTTTCGCGTCCTCTGTGTCCGTACCCGCTCTATGCCGAGTACGATGGGGAAGGAGATCCGTCGAGCGCAGAGAGCTTCACCTGCGTCGCCAACTGA
- a CDS encoding IS110 family transposase, whose product MEKVTHGRIIGIDVSRDWLDIHCLPDGQRHRIPNTDNGHVAVSDLAHDQRAVVCFEATGGQEWRLWSYLQDAGVEARQVPPAQVKAFARSLGTRAKTDRIDAELIARFLVFRPEAGRTLPAEHLRLLRALTTRRVQVVEMRKRLLAQIRAHQKSGTAELFEDIDVELKESWMLRSPSWKAEFQSFWGATGISRTPRGSFVPFPASDQSPAQR is encoded by the coding sequence ATGGAGAAGGTAACACACGGTCGGATCATCGGGATAGATGTGAGCCGAGACTGGCTCGATATTCACTGCCTTCCGGACGGTCAGCGTCATCGCATCCCCAATACCGATAATGGCCATGTCGCGGTGTCCGATCTCGCTCACGACCAGAGAGCCGTCGTCTGTTTCGAAGCGACGGGTGGGCAGGAATGGCGGCTCTGGTCCTATCTTCAGGATGCAGGCGTCGAGGCCCGCCAAGTGCCGCCGGCCCAGGTCAAGGCCTTCGCGCGCAGCCTTGGAACCCGAGCAAAGACCGACAGGATCGATGCCGAACTCATAGCGCGCTTCTTGGTCTTCAGACCCGAGGCAGGACGAACACTTCCCGCCGAACATCTACGTCTTCTCAGGGCCTTGACCACCAGACGGGTACAGGTGGTCGAGATGCGAAAGCGGCTTCTGGCGCAGATCCGGGCGCATCAGAAATCGGGAACGGCAGAGCTGTTCGAGGATATCGATGTGGAGTTGAAGGAGAGTTGGATGTTGCGATCACCGAGTTGGAAAGCAGAATTTCAGAGCTTTTGGGGCGCTACAGGCATCTCGCGGACACCGCGCGGATCCTTCGTTCCGTTCCCGGCATCGGACCAGTCGCCAGCTCAACGCTGA
- a CDS encoding transposase: MGRYRHLADTARILRSVPGIGPVASSTLIAELPELGALTGEEAAALTGLAPVAQDSGTLRGKRAIAGGRRALRHVMFQAALVASHHNPTLKAFADRLRKAGKPHKVIVTAVARKLVIIANALCKSRREWEHRHP; this comes from the coding sequence TTGGGGCGCTACAGGCATCTCGCGGACACCGCGCGGATCCTTCGTTCCGTTCCCGGCATCGGACCAGTCGCCAGCTCAACGCTGATCGCCGAACTTCCCGAACTCGGCGCTCTCACCGGCGAAGAAGCTGCGGCCCTGACCGGTTTGGCACCAGTGGCGCAGGACAGCGGAACGTTGCGTGGCAAGCGCGCAATCGCCGGTGGTAGACGCGCCCTACGACATGTCATGTTCCAGGCAGCGCTGGTTGCCTCGCATCATAACCCGACACTCAAAGCGTTCGCTGATCGGCTCCGTAAAGCCGGGAAACCACACAAGGTCATCGTCACGGCCGTCGCGCGCAAGCTCGTCATCATCGCCAATGCTCTGTGCAAAAGCCGACGGGAATGGGAGCACAGACACCCCTGA
- a CDS encoding acyl-CoA dehydrogenase, producing the protein MQGRSADGSREPVRIIEHPDVRKMLLTGQALTKAGRALAVFTALQMDVAERHPDQDRRRKAEGLVALLTSVVKAAFTDFGFEITVQSQHVFGGHGYIREWGMEQYVRDARIAQIYEGTNGVQAMDLVSRKLPLEDGAVARGFFDLMRADIVRAKGVPQFDSTIQAVEGALGRLEKLTDELVAKRGDAVELGASATDYLGFVALVSFAWMWVRMAASCDRDTSAKPHCRSISALARFFAARVLPQTQALDAAIHSGATETMALADELLRADQSRR; encoded by the coding sequence TTGCAGGGCCGCTCGGCGGACGGATCGCGCGAGCCGGTGCGGATCATCGAGCATCCCGACGTGCGCAAGATGCTGTTGACTGGCCAGGCTCTCACCAAGGCCGGGCGGGCGCTGGCGGTCTTCACAGCCTTGCAGATGGATGTCGCCGAGCGCCACCCGGACCAGGACCGGAGGCGGAAGGCCGAGGGGCTTGTGGCGCTTCTGACGTCGGTGGTAAAGGCGGCCTTCACGGATTTCGGCTTCGAGATCACGGTACAATCCCAGCACGTGTTCGGCGGTCACGGATACATTCGCGAGTGGGGAATGGAGCAGTATGTGCGCGACGCCCGGATCGCTCAGATCTACGAAGGGACCAACGGGGTTCAGGCGATGGATCTGGTTTCCCGCAAACTGCCGCTGGAAGATGGCGCGGTCGCCCGCGGTTTTTTTGACCTGATGCGCGCAGATATCGTGAGAGCGAAGGGGGTGCCGCAGTTCGACAGCACCATACAGGCCGTCGAGGGAGCGCTCGGCAGGCTGGAGAAGCTGACCGACGAGCTTGTTGCCAAACGGGGCGACGCTGTGGAACTGGGTGCAAGCGCGACCGATTACCTGGGGTTCGTCGCGCTGGTGAGCTTCGCCTGGATGTGGGTCCGCATGGCGGCAAGCTGCGACCGGGATACTTCGGCGAAGCCACATTGCCGCAGCATATCCGCTTTAGCTCGGTTTTTCGCTGCAAGAGTCCTTCCTCAGACCCAGGCTTTGGACGCTGCAATCCACTCCGGCGCCACCGAAACAATGGCGCTGGCGGACGAACTACTCCGAGCGGACCAAAGCCGTCGATAA
- the merA gene encoding mercury(II) reductase: protein MIELNVSGMTCDRCADHVREALEKLPGVQSVEVSYPQGTASVAVDPETPASALTFAVTRLGYQARLANSGPTSPAGASVSKGRDEDAPHIAVIGSGGAAMAAALKAAERGARITLIERGTVGGTCVNTGCVPSKIMIRAAHIAHLRTESPFDAGLSAQAPVVDRAKLLEQQQRRVEELRDAKYEGILRDHPAITVLHGEARFIDAHSLMVKLNEGGEQVVHFDRAFIGTGARPAVPPIPGLADTPYLTSTSALALDTLPERLIVIGASVVALELAQAFARLGSRVTVLARSRLLSQEDPAVGDAVEAAFRRESIEVLKQTQASRVDYTDNEFIVDTNAGTLRADQLLVATGRTPNTEALNLASLGVETAHGAILVDEHLHTTVPGLYAAGDCTDQPEFVYVAAAGGSRAAVNMTGGEATLDLSAMPAVIFTDPQVATVGLTEAEAIEQGFSVDTRELDLENVPRALVNFDTGGFIKLVAERDSGRLLGVQAVAGEAGELIQTAVMALRARMTVHDIANELFPYLTMVEGLKLCAQTFTKDVTQLSCCAG from the coding sequence ATGATTGAACTCAACGTGAGTGGCATGACCTGTGACCGCTGTGCGGATCATGTCAGGGAAGCCCTGGAGAAGCTGCCCGGCGTGCAGTCGGTGGAGGTATCCTATCCTCAGGGGACGGCATCGGTAGCCGTTGATCCGGAGACACCGGCCTCGGCGTTGACGTTTGCCGTGACCCGACTTGGCTACCAAGCTCGACTGGCCAACAGTGGGCCCACTTCCCCGGCAGGCGCATCGGTGTCCAAGGGCCGTGATGAAGACGCCCCGCACATCGCGGTGATCGGCAGCGGCGGCGCCGCCATGGCGGCGGCCCTGAAAGCCGCCGAGCGCGGCGCCCGGATCACCCTGATCGAACGCGGCACCGTCGGCGGTACCTGTGTCAATACAGGCTGTGTGCCTTCGAAGATCATGATTCGCGCGGCCCATATTGCCCACTTGCGTACGGAAAGTCCCTTCGATGCAGGCCTGAGCGCCCAGGCGCCGGTGGTGGATCGGGCCAAGCTGCTCGAGCAGCAGCAGCGACGTGTCGAGGAACTGCGTGACGCCAAGTACGAGGGGATTCTGCGCGACCACCCGGCCATCACTGTCCTGCACGGCGAGGCCCGGTTTATCGATGCCCATAGCCTGATGGTCAAGCTGAACGAGGGCGGCGAGCAGGTCGTCCACTTCGACCGCGCCTTCATCGGTACTGGCGCCCGACCGGCAGTACCGCCGATCCCGGGTCTTGCCGACACCCCCTACCTGACCTCTACCAGTGCTCTGGCCCTGGACACTCTTCCCGAGCGGCTGATTGTGATCGGCGCCTCGGTGGTGGCCCTGGAACTGGCCCAGGCCTTCGCCAGGCTGGGCAGCCGGGTCACGGTGCTGGCCCGCAGCCGCCTGCTCTCCCAGGAAGACCCGGCGGTAGGGGATGCGGTGGAGGCGGCGTTTCGCCGCGAGAGCATCGAGGTCCTCAAGCAGACCCAGGCGAGCCGCGTGGACTACACCGACAATGAATTCATTGTCGACACCAACGCCGGCACCTTGCGGGCGGATCAACTGCTGGTGGCCACCGGACGGACACCCAATACCGAGGCCCTGAACCTGGCGAGCCTCGGCGTGGAAACCGCACATGGGGCTATTCTGGTCGATGAGCATCTGCACACCACGGTGCCGGGGCTCTATGCCGCCGGTGACTGCACCGATCAGCCGGAGTTCGTCTATGTCGCCGCCGCCGGGGGCAGCCGGGCTGCCGTCAACATGACCGGGGGCGAAGCCACCCTGGACCTGAGCGCCATGCCGGCGGTGATCTTCACCGACCCCCAGGTGGCCACCGTCGGCCTGACGGAAGCCGAGGCCATCGAGCAAGGCTTCAGCGTCGATACCCGCGAGCTGGACCTGGAAAACGTGCCGCGTGCGCTGGTGAATTTCGACACCGGTGGTTTCATCAAGCTGGTGGCCGAACGCGACTCGGGCCGGTTGCTGGGGGTGCAGGCGGTGGCGGGGGAAGCCGGTGAGCTGATCCAGACGGCGGTGATGGCGCTACGCGCACGCATGACCGTACACGACATCGCCAATGAGCTATTTCCCTACCTGACCATGGTGGAAGGGCTCAAGCTCTGTGCCCAGACTTTCACCAAGGATGTGACGCAGTTGTCCTGCTGTGCCGGGTGA
- the merF gene encoding mercury resistance system transport protein MerF, translating into MKDSQKFLSVVLGTGLMVLCCAAPIALVLFGTAGLAALAGYLDYLLFAALAIGLPLYARYHKRKQDAGFTNEDSEKRDD; encoded by the coding sequence GTGAAAGATTCGCAGAAATTTTTAAGCGTCGTGCTTGGCACCGGGTTGATGGTGCTGTGTTGCGCCGCGCCAATCGCCCTGGTGCTATTCGGTACGGCGGGCCTGGCCGCGTTGGCAGGCTATCTCGATTACCTGCTGTTTGCCGCCCTGGCCATCGGCTTACCTCTCTACGCGCGATACCACAAGCGGAAGCAGGATGCCGGCTTTACTAATGAAGACTCGGAGAAACGTGATGATTGA
- the merF gene encoding mercury resistance system transport protein MerF, with the protein MKNPKPLLRVSVIGTVLVALCCFTPILVILLGTVGLAGLTGYLDVVLLPALAFFIGLTIYAIWRKKQFDACCDNGSIKSRNTPPE; encoded by the coding sequence ATGAAGAATCCCAAGCCCCTGCTGCGCGTGAGCGTGATCGGCACCGTCCTGGTGGCATTGTGCTGCTTTACGCCGATCCTGGTGATCCTGCTTGGCACGGTGGGCCTGGCGGGGCTGACGGGCTATCTCGACGTTGTGTTATTGCCGGCCCTGGCCTTCTTCATCGGCCTGACCATTTATGCGATTTGGCGTAAGAAGCAGTTCGACGCCTGTTGTGACAACGGCTCTATCAAATCAAGGAATACGCCCCCTGAGTGA
- the merP gene encoding mercury resistance system periplasmic binding protein MerP: MKARFAFIALLALLSTPALAALQTVTLSVPGMTCAACPITVKAALNKVDGVSQVDVSYADLEAVVTFDDARTSVEALTEATINAGYPSTPTSSQADRE, from the coding sequence ATGAAAGCTCGTTTCGCCTTCATCGCGCTACTCGCCCTGCTCAGCACGCCCGCCTTAGCGGCCCTGCAGACCGTGACGCTGTCGGTGCCGGGCATGACCTGTGCCGCCTGCCCGATCACCGTCAAGGCCGCCCTCAACAAGGTGGACGGCGTCTCGCAAGTCGACGTGAGCTACGCGGATCTCGAGGCCGTGGTCACCTTTGACGACGCCCGAACGTCGGTGGAGGCATTGACCGAGGCCACCATCAACGCTGGGTATCCATCAACCCCGACATCCTCGCAAGCGGATCGAGAGTGA
- the merT gene encoding mercuric ion transporter MerT — protein sequence MRTSKTGRGPLAAGGVAALLASACCLGPLVLITLGVSGAWISNLAALEPYRPLFIGVALVAMFFAWRRVFRPVEKCQPGEVCAVPRVRTGYKAIFWLVSLLVLIALVFPYILPLFY from the coding sequence ATGCGGACATCTAAAACGGGGCGAGGGCCCCTGGCCGCCGGAGGAGTCGCGGCCCTCCTGGCCTCGGCGTGTTGCCTCGGCCCGCTGGTGCTGATCACGCTGGGCGTTTCCGGCGCCTGGATCAGCAATCTGGCGGCGTTGGAGCCCTATCGCCCGCTCTTTATCGGCGTCGCGCTGGTGGCGATGTTCTTCGCCTGGCGTCGCGTCTTTCGGCCAGTGGAAAAGTGCCAGCCGGGAGAGGTGTGTGCCGTGCCACGGGTCAGGACGGGCTACAAGGCGATCTTCTGGCTCGTATCGCTGCTGGTGCTAATCGCCCTGGTATTCCCCTACATCTTGCCCCTGTTCTATTAA
- the merR gene encoding Hg(II)-responsive transcriptional regulator — protein sequence MKRHADKVADTMTIGGLAKAAGVNVETIRYYQRRGLLSEPERPPGGIRRYSAADIDRLTFVKTAQQLGFSLDEISDLLRLEDGAHCQEASALAEHKLGDVREKIDRLERIEKVLSEMVDRCHAQQGNITCPLIASLHEGLREAEDPRE from the coding sequence ATGAAGAGACATGCAGATAAAGTGGCGGACACCATGACCATTGGCGGCCTGGCCAAGGCGGCCGGCGTCAATGTCGAGACAATCCGCTATTACCAGCGACGAGGGCTATTATCGGAGCCCGAACGACCTCCCGGAGGTATTCGACGCTATAGTGCCGCCGATATCGACAGGTTGACGTTCGTGAAAACGGCGCAGCAGCTGGGCTTTAGTCTGGATGAGATCAGTGACCTACTTCGGCTGGAAGATGGCGCCCACTGTCAAGAAGCCAGTGCTCTCGCAGAGCACAAGTTAGGGGACGTTCGCGAGAAGATCGACAGGCTTGAAAGAATTGAGAAGGTGCTGAGCGAAATGGTCGACAGATGCCATGCACAACAAGGCAATATCACTTGCCCGCTAATTGCGTCATTGCATGAAGGGCTCAGAGAAGCAGAAGACCCAAGGGAGTAA
- a CDS encoding ISL3 family transposase: protein MTSLPDNILHLPEYHVLGTKMEEHDLHYQVEAPEPLACEECGVESEFVRFGKRDVAYRDLPIHGKRVTLWVVRRRYTCRACGRTFRPALPEMVDDHRMTRRLYNHVEKEAFNHPYAYVADTTGLDEKTVREIFKKKAEFLAAWHRFETPRCLGIDELYLNRRYRCILTNLEERTLLDLLPGRQQDAVTRRLMSMTERHQVEIVSMDMWKPYRRAVQAVLPQARIVVDKFHVVRMANEALEKVRKGLRKDLKPNQRRTLKGDRKILLKRAHDVSDRERLIMETWTGAFPQLLAAYEHKERFYHIWDSTTRRDAEKALARWIDDIPQGQKEVWKDLVSAVSGWREEVLAYFETDTPITNAFTESINRLAKDKNRDGRGYSFEVMRARMLYTTKHKKKVPQIKESPFLGKATMTYSMGLPEPEKNYGVDLSTFWES from the coding sequence ATGACTAGCTTGCCTGACAACATCCTTCACCTTCCCGAGTACCACGTCCTAGGCACCAAGATGGAAGAGCATGATCTCCACTACCAGGTCGAAGCTCCTGAGCCTCTAGCTTGCGAGGAATGCGGCGTTGAGAGTGAGTTTGTCAGGTTCGGCAAGCGCGATGTGGCCTATCGCGACCTACCCATCCACGGAAAGCGGGTCACCCTCTGGGTGGTCCGTCGCCGCTACACCTGCCGGGCGTGTGGAAGGACGTTCCGGCCAGCTCTTCCGGAAATGGTAGACGATCACCGCATGACGCGGAGGCTTTACAACCACGTCGAGAAGGAAGCCTTCAATCACCCCTACGCCTACGTGGCTGATACCACGGGCCTCGACGAGAAGACTGTCCGCGAGATATTCAAGAAGAAGGCTGAGTTCCTGGCAGCCTGGCATCGTTTCGAGACACCCCGCTGCCTGGGGATCGACGAGCTGTACCTGAACCGCCGCTACCGCTGCATCCTGACCAACCTGGAGGAGCGTACCCTACTGGACCTGCTGCCCGGTCGCCAGCAGGACGCGGTGACGAGGCGCCTCATGAGCATGACCGAGCGCCACCAGGTCGAGATCGTCAGCATGGATATGTGGAAACCCTACCGCCGTGCTGTCCAGGCGGTACTGCCGCAGGCTCGCATTGTGGTCGATAAGTTCCATGTGGTGCGGATGGCCAACGAAGCCCTGGAGAAGGTGCGTAAGGGACTCAGGAAGGATCTGAAGCCAAACCAGCGGCGGACCCTCAAGGGCGATAGGAAGATCCTGCTGAAGCGTGCCCACGACGTTTCAGATCGCGAGCGGCTTATCATGGAGACATGGACAGGGGCCTTCCCTCAGCTCCTGGCGGCCTACGAGCACAAGGAGCGGTTCTACCACATCTGGGACAGCACCACCCGGCGTGATGCCGAAAAGGCGCTGGCCCGCTGGATTGACGACATTCCACAGGGGCAGAAAGAGGTGTGGAAGGATCTCGTCAGCGCCGTCAGCGGATGGCGCGAGGAGGTGCTGGCCTACTTCGAAACCGACACCCCAATCACCAACGCCTTCACGGAGTCGATCAATCGGCTGGCCAAGGACAAGAACCGCGATGGCCGGGGCTACTCATTCGAGGTGATGCGGGCCCGGATGCTCTACACCACCAAGCACAAGAAGAAGGTGCCGCAGATCAAGGAATCCCCCTTCCTGGGCAAGGCCACCATGACCTACAGCATGGGTCTTCCCGAGCCTGAGAAAAACTACGGCGTCGATCTATCAACCTTCTGGGAGAGTTAA
- a CDS encoding CBASS cGAMP synthase, which yields MNAHALFLGANTSASYHQAILLPDETRRALLQADRKLRAAIRRAAAEAVQFGKQMALATDAYRASKQAPPTLDVRFLLQGGLAYDTAVEPAFMPPQQCDRDTGVYVKTSFLARQEPGLAAKKFFELVETAIKPLCDAEGWTIKKKSTCVRVEISPFMHIDYPLYAIPDEAFETLEKSLRDATGETLVTAASQMLTLMDRHRTLRIPSDRIMLAHREEGWVQSDPRALHDWFEEQFSRYGPQVRRQSRYFKGWRDFAFEQGGPSSVALMVCIANCYREGFVSADEARDDLAFHQVAGALSNFMRDPIQNPVLDVPSALNDWDDIERARYRSAANQLHETVGTALNGHYLQDLTVQRLQKALGRRVPNRPDLVKAHSKVPEIAAPAAVISSAPLKTTARTTSG from the coding sequence ATGAATGCCCATGCTCTGTTTCTCGGCGCGAACACGAGCGCGTCCTACCATCAGGCGATCTTGCTGCCGGATGAGACGCGCCGCGCCCTTTTGCAGGCCGACCGGAAGCTTCGCGCCGCTATCCGCCGCGCCGCCGCCGAGGCCGTTCAGTTCGGCAAGCAGATGGCGCTCGCCACCGATGCCTACCGCGCCTCCAAGCAAGCGCCGCCGACCCTTGATGTTCGCTTCCTTCTTCAAGGGGGCCTTGCCTATGACACCGCCGTCGAACCGGCCTTCATGCCGCCGCAGCAATGCGACCGCGACACGGGCGTCTATGTAAAGACTTCGTTCTTGGCCCGTCAGGAACCTGGTCTTGCCGCTAAGAAATTCTTCGAACTGGTCGAGACGGCCATCAAGCCTCTGTGTGATGCCGAAGGCTGGACCATCAAGAAGAAGAGTACCTGTGTGCGGGTCGAGATCAGCCCGTTCATGCATATCGATTACCCGCTCTACGCGATCCCTGATGAAGCCTTCGAGACCTTGGAAAAGAGCCTTCGCGATGCGACGGGGGAAACGCTGGTGACCGCCGCATCCCAGATGCTTACTCTGATGGACCGTCATCGCACGCTTCGCATCCCTTCCGACCGGATCATGCTCGCACACCGCGAAGAGGGCTGGGTGCAGTCCGATCCCCGCGCCCTTCATGACTGGTTCGAAGAACAGTTCTCACGCTACGGGCCCCAGGTCCGGCGTCAGAGCCGATACTTCAAGGGATGGCGCGATTTTGCATTCGAACAGGGCGGGCCATCTTCGGTTGCCCTCATGGTCTGTATCGCCAACTGCTACCGCGAAGGCTTTGTCTCTGCCGACGAGGCGCGAGACGATTTGGCGTTTCATCAGGTCGCAGGCGCGCTTTCCAATTTTATGCGCGATCCTATCCAGAACCCGGTCTTGGACGTTCCGAGCGCCCTCAACGACTGGGACGACATCGAGCGTGCCCGCTATCGCAGCGCCGCTAACCAACTGCACGAGACGGTCGGGACCGCGCTGAACGGGCATTACTTGCAAGACCTGACCGTGCAGCGCCTTCAGAAAGCGCTCGGGCGGCGCGTGCCGAACCGCCCCGATCTTGTCAAAGCTCATAGCAAGGTGCCCGAGATCGCCGCCCCTGCGGCGGTTATCTCCAGCGCACCGCTCAAGACCACGGCGCGCACGACTTCGGGGTGA